The following coding sequences are from one Lolium rigidum isolate FL_2022 chromosome 6, APGP_CSIRO_Lrig_0.1, whole genome shotgun sequence window:
- the LOC124660379 gene encoding neutral ceramidase, which produces MEGLRYQVRGSGSSRIWLCLLLLLALQNSSWVLSDSPYLVGMGSYDITGPAADVNMMGYANTEQIASGIHFRLKSRAFIVAEPDGKRVVFVNLDACMASQLVNIKVLERLKARYGDLYNENNVAISGIHTHAGPGGYLQYVVYIVTSLGFVRQSFDVIVDGIEQSIVEAHNNLRPGKIYVNNGDLLDAGVNRSPSAYLNNPAEERSKYQYNVDKQMTLVKFVDNEMGPVGSFNWFATHGTSMSRKNSLISGDNKGAAARFMEDWAEQNGVSKQKGHANSVDFRSLHLSSVLPRRVSTIIPEPNEITDDLMQLASSYVASGGRRLAASNIARRIRSTQENTAKFVSAFCQSNCGDVSPNVLGTFCIDTHLPCDFNHSTCNGKNELCYGRGPGYPDEFESTRIIASRQFLKAADLFNSASEEIQGKIDYRHTYLDFSQLGVSVSTSTGGQQVVKTCPAAMGFAFAAGTTDGPGAFDFKQGDDKGNPFWRLVRNLLKTPGKEQVECHAPKPILLDTGEMKEPYDWAPSILPIQIIRIGQLVILCVPGEFTTMAGRRLRDAVKNVLISGSNGEFNSNIHVVLAGLTNTYSQYVTTFEEYQIQRYEGASTLYGPHTLSAYIQEFQKLATAMVTNQQVPTNVQPPDMLHKQIGLLPGVMFDTTPIGANFGDVSSDVPANSNFRKGSTVNATFYSACPRNDLLTNGTFALVEKLNGKDWIPVYDDDDWSLQFKWSRPSKLSSKSFATLEWTIPEDAASGVYRLRHFGASKPIIGSIKHFTGASSAFAVR; this is translated from the exons ATGGAGGGCTTGCGCTACCAAGTCCGTGGTTCTGGTTCGTCCAGGATCTGGctatgtcttcttctacttctcgccCTTCAGAACAGCAGCTGGGTGCTCTCAGACTCGCCTTATCTGGTCGGCATGGGGAGCTATGACATAACAGGGCCAGCGGCAGATGTTAACATGATGGGTTATGCAAATACCGAGCAGATTGCGTCAGGGATCCACTTCAGGCTAAAGTCACGCGCGTTCATCGTTGCCGAGCCTGATGGAAAGCGTGTTGTGTTTGTCAATCTTGATGCTTGCATGGCATCACAGCTTGTCAACATAAAGGTGCTAGAAAGGCTAAAAGCAAG GTATGGTGATCTTTATAATGAGAACAACGTGGCTATTAGTGGCATCCATACCCATGCTGGGCCTGGAGGATATCTGCAGTATGTGGTCTACATCGTCACATCTCTTGGGTTTGTTCGCCAGTCATTTGATGTAATTGTCGATGGCATTGAGCAAAGCATCGTTGAAGCTCATAACAACCTCCGTCCTGGGAAAATCTATGTCAATAACG GCGACCTTCTTGATGCTGGTGTGAATCGCAGCCCGAGCGCGTATCTTAATAACCCTGCTGAAGAGAGAAGCAAATATCAGTATAACGTTGATAAACAAATGACCCTCGTTAAGTTTGTAGATAATGAAATGGGTCCAGTTGGAAGTTTTAATTGGTTTGCGACTCACGGTACATCAATGAGTCGTAAAAATTCTTTGATAAGTGGTGATAACAAAGGAGCAGCTGCACGTTTCATGGAAGACTGGGCTGAACAAAATGGTGTTTCAAAGCAGAAAGGTCATGCAAATTCTGTTGATTTTCGATCCTTGCACCTGTCATCTGTACTGCCGAGAAGAGTCTCTACAATAATCCCGGAACCAAATGAAATAA CTGATGACTTAATGCAATTGGCATCATCCTACGTGGCCTCAGGCGGCAGAAGATTAGCAGCTTCAAATATTGCTAGACGTATTAGAAGCACTCAAGAAAACACTGCCAAATTTGTTTCTGCATTTTGCCAGTCAAATTGTGGAGATGTTAGTCCAAATGTGCTGGGAACGTTTTGTATAGACACCCATCTTCCTTGCGATTTCAATCACAGCACATGTAATGGGAAGAATGAACTTTGTTATGGACGAGGCCCAGG GTACCCTGATGAGTTCGAAAGTACCCGCATAATTGCGAGTCGGCAGTTTCTGAAGGCCGCAGATCTCTTTAATTCAGCTTCTGAAGAAATACAAGGAAAAATCGACTATAGGCATACTTACTTGGATTTCTCGCAGCTCGGAGTTAGTGTTTCTACAAGCACAGGTGGTCAGCAGGTGGTGAAAACATGCCCAGCAGCCATGGGGTTTGCATTTGCTGCTGGAACGACAGATGGCCCTGGAGCTTTTGATTTCAAACAAGGAGATGACAAG GGAAACCCTTTCTGGAGATTAGTGAGGAACTTACTAAAGACACCAGGGAAAGAGCAAGTCGAGTGCCATGCTCCGAAACCAATATTGCTAGACACTGGTGAAATGAAGGAACCATATGATTGGGCG CCTTCGATTCTTCCCATTCAGATCATAAGAATCGGCCAGCTGGTTATCTTGTGTGTTCCTGGAG AATTCACGACAATGGCTGGCAGGCGGCTGCGTGATGCTGTCAAGAATGTACTGATAAGTGGCAGCAATGGTGAATTTAATAGCAATATTCATGTTGTTCTTGCGGGGCTGACAAACACATATTCTCAGTATGTTACAACGTTCGAAGAATACCAGATCCAAAGATATGAG GGAGCATCAACGCTGTACGGTCCACATACCTTGAGTGCATACATCCAAGAGTTTCAGAAGCTTGCCACAGCAATGGTTACAAACCAACAGGTCCCAACAAATGTCCAACCTCCTGACATGCTGCACAAGCAAATCGGACTACTGCCAGGTGTAATGTTTGACACAACTCCTATTGGTGCCAACTTCGGAGATGTCAGCTCCGACGTTCCTGCAAACTCGAACTTCAGGAAGGGCAGCACTGTGAACGCTACATTCTATTCGGCCTGTCCAAGGAATGACCTTCTCACCAACGGCACCTTCGCACTTGTTGAGAAGCTAAATGGCAAGGACTGGATTCCTGTCTATGACGACGATGATTGGTCATTGCAGTTCAAGTGGTCAAGGCCTTCAAAACTGAGTTCAAAAAGTTTTGCCACTCTGGAGTGGACCATTCCTGAAGATGCTGCCTCCGGTGTTTACAGGCTGAGGCATTTCGGTGCCTCTAAGCCAATTATAGGTTCAATCAAGCATTTTACAGGTGCCTCTAGTGCATTCGCAGTGCGTTAG